Part of the Butyrivibrio proteoclasticus B316 genome, CTACTCAACTCTTTTTATTTATTACAAGATTCTCCGGCTTCTCAGCTCTAAGCTCTATATACCCACAATCGGGGCATACATAAACCTTTACTGTAGTAGTTTTCCTTGAATTAAAGATACCCTTCTCTTTATTCCATAGATAAAAATAGGATCCTACTGTCATTCCAGTATCCATATTGGCTGTGATCATTTCAGTATCGCAATGAATGCATTTCATGTTTTCAGCTCCAGTCATACTTAAATTTATAGCCATCTTCAGGCTCTCCAATCTCATATCCAAGTGCCTCAGTCAACTTGTCCCTAAGATCCTGATACCACTTATCCCAAATGTCTTCAGGCATCTCACCAGCAATCTGGATTCCACTAGGCTCAACTGATGCCCAGAGATCTATATTATCTCCCTTCCAACAAGGACCATTATCATCCCCTATCCAATAAGGCATAGATTCATATACATTTCTTATCTTGTCCCAGACATAATCCGGTGCAGTATAGTGTATGTTCAGGTTAATATCTATATTCTTCTTTCACAGCTCCTTTTATCAGCGTAAATAAAGTCATGATTAAAAACTCTTATATATACGATTGGTTCGCCTATTTCCGCTCTCTGTTTAAACCCATTTACAAAAGCAATGCCATGTTCACAAAGCTCTGTAGTACAGTGATATGCTGTATAATTTCCATATTTTGAATGGGACTTAATCAAATTATCACATGTTCCGCGAATTCCCCTAAATGCTTTTTTACATCTAACTCTCCATACTGCCACCATCCCACAAACGGAAAATATAGCAATAGCAAGAAGTATTATCATCACTATCACTGCTTTCAGCGTAGATAGCGCATCAGAAAAAGTAATGTTACTAAATACTATCATGCACGATAGGAAAGACACAGAAAGTATCAAAGCAAAAACATATCCGACAAATAGCTTAATACAGTCCTTTTTCAGCGCATAAGCTACATCCGAAATATCCAAATCTTTTCCATCAAGAAGGACCACATCTTCAAGCCTTCTTGGATAGATTGCATCACTGCTCATCCTTTTTTTCCCTTCATAAACAGATCATATGTCAAATATAGTAGCGGAAATGCTGCGCAAAAGAATATCGGCTTACCACTCGTTAATGCCACATATACCCATGCTGCACCACCAATTAAAAATACAAATGCTTCTAACTTTTTGTTTTTCATACAATCTCCTTCTGTTGGGAACCGCTCCCTACATGAAAGATGATAATACATCTGTAACATAGGATATAGACAAATAGTGGCAAAATAGGAACAATTATTCCTACCAAATTGAAAAACCACCGAGCTTATCAAACAAAAAGCACCGGTGGCATTTATTTATATATTGTATTACATTATATTTTGTATTACATAATTCTCATGACTTCTCAATATAATCCATTATAATCATCATGCTTGAATATGCCAGGTCATACTCGTCATCTCCCAGACTCTTATATTTCTCTGACGTCTTCTCCATAAGTGAAATTGCTGCTATCCAGTCATCATCTGTCATTTGGTCCTTGGTCTTATCAAGTGTCTTGGCAAAAGCCCACAGGTCATTACAGATATTATAAAAAAGTTTTTGTTGTTCCATAGGCTACCTGATTATCTTTATCCCTTCTTCTGCCATCCTTTTAATAGTCTCATTAAAAATCTTATCATTTATGCTACTAACACAGTTTAGGTTTACTGTAACGTCATATCCCTTTTTAACTCCATCTAAGGCTGTCTTTGCAACACAGGAACTACCATCAATCCCAATCAGTTCAATCTCTCTGATACTCTTGCTATCTAATAATCCGACAAATCTCTCAGACGTAAAGGCACTTGGAAAATGCTTTTCATAAATACAGTTAGAAACAAGAAAGAGTTTATCAGCTAGCTTATATTCAGGATCATGCTCATTCTTTCCAGAGTTCATAACATAAATGACTTCCATCCCGCTTTTTTCTGCTTCTCTTATCCTGGCATTCACGCGGTCAACAAGCCCCATGTCATATTTATCCATGTATTTTTCTTGAATATCTATTACTATCAGAGCTAATGACACTTTCCCCTCTCCTAACCTATTCTTTCAATGTTCTTTTCGTACATCTCCTTTGGAAGTACTGCCTTGTAATAAGCATTGTATATATCCCAAAGAGTATCAGGCTCGCCACCATTATCTTTTCCTAGAGATAGGATTATAAATGGAACGCCAAAACACCTTACACGAAGCCCTGTATCAATACAACCATTTCTCAGATAGAAACCTAGACGCCTTGTCTGCAGGTCTTTCTCTTCATCGCTGTTTGCATATTTAGAATCCTCTACTTCAACGATCACAATATCCGCATCAGCTAGATACTCATTTAATAGCCTTAAGAGCGTACTCCCTGCGCCTTTATTTCTTTTGTCTGGATAAATAGCTATGTAATCGATAAGATAACTATTTCCCTGTTTTACTAGGAACGTATACCCGATACAGTACTCATTTTCATATAAGCCCAGACACTCATATATTCCTACATTAACAGCTTCAATTATGTATTTCATGGGTTTTAGTTCTGCCTTTGGAAAATCTATAACCATTCGTGTCTCATAGATTTCCTTTATTTTAGCAATATTCAAAACGCTTAGTTTCACTTACAATGCTCCAATCATTTATCTTCTGGTTTATTTATCAAAGAGTCTTTCCCTTGATCATTAAGTTAATAGCAATCATTACTATCATCACCAGTACCAGTGGTATACATCCGTCTATATATCCCTTAACGTATGGAAGCTCATAGTACAGAATATAGCAGACAAGACTTATTATGCCTGCAATAAGTACCACTACAGCCACAATAGCTGCTTCTTTTACGGTGAAAACACCCAAAGCATACATGTAATTACAGATGGCAGCTTGTAGTACAATCCATCCGGTTATTATGAACAGCTCAGATGTGACCTGGCGGTGGAATACAATCTTGGTCATTGCAAGCAGGACCAAATAAAGAACTATTCCGATGGCTATGATTAAAAAGCCATTAACGCCCCTATTTTGCATTTCTGCTGTCGGAACAGCCATTTCCCTTATTGTTAGAAATAAACCCGCTATTCCAGAAGCAAATGCGCAAATAAGGAGTATATTTCCGATAAGGCTTCCCTTCGGGGCCGGAGGCTTAAAAACAATAAGCCACCATGTAAGATAAAAAATACTGAATATAACCATAAGCCAGTTGCCAATAAGTATCTTACTCATCTGTTTTCTTCCACCTTATCTGATTTTAAAAATCTGTCCGATGAGCATTCTTCCTGCCTAAATCTTTCAGCAAGTTCATCAAGCTCATCTGTACTGAAGAAATCATACTCTTCTTTTGTGATCCTATAATATCTGTTATACCAAGCTGTCCATGGAACAACGATACTCATCACATAAGAATCTAGTTCTTTAGAGAAACCAACACTATACAGCTTTTCACTTCTAACTTTCTCTTTATCAAGTCTCATTCTATTTACCTTAATATCAGCTGCGGTTTAAAATCCAGATAATCTCCTGACACAAGACTATACTTTACTCCATTAACATTACCTTTAAGACTGTCATTGAATCTTTCTTTTCCATGGCAATGAGCGTAGATTACCTGCTCCGCTCCATATATTTCAGCCATAAGGGTAAATCTACTTCTCTTCTCCCAAAGTGAAGTTGGCGGGTAATGCAAAAACACAATGAATTTCTCGTAGCCATCAGCCCTAGCCGCCTCAAATGATTCCTTAAGGCGCTTTGCTTCTCTTTCAACTAACATATCCGCATGCTCTTTGGTTCCTTTGTTCTCAAAGCAGAAGCCCTTTGTGCCTACAAGCGCATAATCTCCATACGGATAATAGTTGTTCTGAAGGAAAAAGAGCCTTCCAGCATAAAGGTCATTTAGCTTTTTGGTCTTCTTTGCATCCCAGAAAGTATCATGATTTCCACGAATAAGGACCTTTTTGCCAGGAAGGTTTTCAATAAACCTAAGATCTTCTTCGCAGTCTTCAAGCTTTCTTCCCCAGCTGTGATCTCCGACAAGGACGAGCGTATCATCATCCGTAAGGATCTTATTGCAGTTCTTTTCTATTTTCTTTTCATGGTTTCTCCACACTTTACCAAACATATCCATAGGCTTGTCAGCCTGAAAAGAAAGGTGCAGATCTCCAAGTGCATATAGCGACATATCCCATTATTCCTTACTTTTTATATCCTATGCCTTTTATGATATCCCTTTTTAGAATATTAATATACGCAAATATTTAGCTACAAACCCAAACTTTTAGATATAAAATATATTTAAAATTATATTATAACTAGGTGTTTACATTTCTTGCGGCATATGCTAATATCGTTATTGTTAAGTTAGTAAATAGTTTTTTGAATTGATTCAAATATTGTTGCCGAAATTCTTATGTTTAAGGATTTCGGCTTTTTTGCGTCTTGGAGGGAAACAATGGTTAGAAATGGTCTAGATAAGCTTATTTCATTATTCTGCGTACTGGTATTTGTAACATTCCTGGTTAACCACGGCCATATTAATTTCTGTGCAGTAGACTGGGTAAGAGAGAAAACAGTAGAAGCAGTACAAAGTGAGGAAGGACAAGAGTACATCGAAGAAACAAAGGAGATCTCAAAAGGAATCCTTAGCGACATATTGCATGCCATTGACCGGCTTGTGAACGGAAAAGAAGAAGAAAGTGAAAACAGCTCCGCGGGCTGACTTTAAATAAAAACTACTAAACAACGAAATGAGGACAGAACATGAACCTGAACCCAGTAGCAACAAAAACTATCGCAGCATTTTCAATCAACTTAAGTGACTGGTATTATGAAGGCCAGATTGTAGACATCAAGGACAGATCTGCTGGATATTTACAGAACGCCCTGATCCAGAGCATAAACGAAGATGAACGTACATTCATTGTCACAGCAAATGATCGCTCCTACACCCTTTCAATGCTTAAGATAGAGGATATTTCCTCTACAGGGAGTTGTAGATTTGCTGTTTGACAAGTATCCCAAAATGTAATAATATAATAAATGATTTAAGGTTGTGCTTTTGTAAAAATTGTTTTTCCTTTTTTTACGGGTACAAGAAAAGAAGCGGGATTTGCCACCGCTTCTTTTTATTTTACTCTTTTTTCTCGATGTATTCTCCAAACCTGTCATAAGGAATCACGTCTACTTCTGTATGACTGTGCTCACCCATCTTGTAATCCATGAATATCGCGCAGTTTTTCGGTGAATCATCAAGGAACATGTTTGCCGTGATAAGATCTGTGATGATCTTGGTTTCGAAATTATCATGGTCCATGAATTCCTTTTCTGTAGAAAAGAAATGAGTATATATGATAACTGCCTTTTTAAGATATATTACATGCTTCTCTCCTGAGAAAAACTTTGTAAAAGCCGGCTCATACATCTGCCTGATGTCAGCATTTGTATAGATTGCTTTGCTTGAACTATTGTACCTTTTTGGAAGAAGGGTTGGAAAAACAATGTGGAGCTTATCGCCTTCCATGGAAAACTTAAGTTCCTCTCCTATTATGCTGCTTATCTCATTTTTTCCGGTAAAACCAGAGTACCTTCCTATCTCCCCTATCTTATTTCCTGTCTTTTTAAATATAAGGCCTAGCTGCATAAACTCCTTATTTACAAGATATGAATTGGGAGAATCCTCAAACATCATGTCTTTAAGTGAATCTGAGGAAGTCTTGAGCGCACTGATATAGGAATCAAGTAGCTCAAACATCTTAAGAACTGCTCTTCTATTTCCCTTTTTCTCAAGCTCTTCTTTATCTAGTTCCTTCGAAGTCTCTTTAGAGATCTTAGTAAAAACCATTTATTCCTCCATGTTCACTGTGAACGTCCATTTAACTAATTATATTATATCTATTTGTTATAGCATTTTCTATCTAAATGTAGTATTATGGTTATGTTTAGTAGTTTGATTTTTATTATTGCAGGCAGTCAGATTTTTTATCTGGCTGCCTTTTTTTATTAATCAGCTGCCAAACAGCAAACAACCTTAATCACTTAACAACCCAAAAAAGGAGGTAAAACAAACATGTACAAAGGGTATTCTTGGAGTTGCTCCGACGTGTTATCACTTCTGTCAGTCCAATTCAACCCAAACAAAGAGGAACAGACTATCTACTGTCCATTCTGCGGAGGAAAGCGTTTCGGAATGAACATCAAAAAAGGGATCGGGCACTGCTTTAACTGCTGCGAAACTGCTGATTCAGCAAGCTATTATGCAGCACATACTGGCCTATCCCTAAATGATGCAAGAAACGACATAAGGAAAAGACTAAATATCCCAGATGAGAAAGGCAATCTCCCTGAGAGAATGGTCTACAAGGAAGAAACGCAGGAAGAACTTGCCCCTATCGAAGTACGGGACAGGACATACAGGGCATTTCTTGAAGAACTTATCCTATCGCAGAAGAACTACGATAACCTAAGAGCCAGAGGCTTCACAGATGATGACATTGTGGCCAAAGGATATAAGACATTCCCTTCAGCCGAAAACACATCTTTTGAGGACCTGTGCAGAAGGCTCTTAAACAAAGGCTGCACTCTTGCCGGAGTTCCTGGTTTCTATAAGAACACTAAGAACGAATGGACTTTCGTACGACTCACACCAGGAATCATCATTCCGCAGATTGGAATCCATAATCAGATCGAAGGATTCCAGATAAGAAAGGATGATGACCTAAGGCGCGAGTATGACGGAGAGCTTGAAGCCAAGATAGTGTGGTTTTCTAGTAAAGGCAAGTCCCACGGCACCGGACCTCATGTGACAGTCCACATTGCTACTGATTTTATCTATTACAGGGATAAAAAGCAGTACGAGCCAGTCCTTCACGGAAATAAGGTAACTTTGACTGAAGGCGGAATGAAAGCAGATCTTTGCGCATGCCTATTAGACAATCACGCTTCACTTATAGCTGTTCAGGGTGTGCATGCACTTAATCCGCTAAAAGAAGCCCTTATAGCACTTAAGCCATTTGGCCTTAAGACCGTAAATGTTGCTTTTGACATGGACTATCTGACAAACAAGAATGTCAAAGAAGCCATGGAAAAGGTAACTGCTCTCATAAAGGAACTTGGCCTTGAATATGAGAATCTGATGAACTGGGAATACAAACAAAAGGACGAATCCGGAAA contains:
- a CDS encoding cysteine hydrolase family protein, with amino-acid sequence MSLALIVIDIQEKYMDKYDMGLVDRVNARIREAEKSGMEVIYVMNSGKNEHDPEYKLADKLFLVSNCIYEKHFPSAFTSERFVGLLDSKSIREIELIGIDGSSCVAKTALDGVKKGYDVTVNLNCVSSINDKIFNETIKRMAEEGIKIIR
- a CDS encoding GNAT family N-acetyltransferase, with amino-acid sequence MKLSVLNIAKIKEIYETRMVIDFPKAELKPMKYIIEAVNVGIYECLGLYENEYCIGYTFLVKQGNSYLIDYIAIYPDKRNKGAGSTLLRLLNEYLADADIVIVEVEDSKYANSDEEKDLQTRRLGFYLRNGCIDTGLRVRCFGVPFIILSLGKDNGGEPDTLWDIYNAYYKAVLPKEMYEKNIERIG
- a CDS encoding metallophosphoesterase, which translates into the protein MSLYALGDLHLSFQADKPMDMFGKVWRNHEKKIEKNCNKILTDDDTLVLVGDHSWGRKLEDCEEDLRFIENLPGKKVLIRGNHDTFWDAKKTKKLNDLYAGRLFFLQNNYYPYGDYALVGTKGFCFENKGTKEHADMLVEREAKRLKESFEAARADGYEKFIVFLHYPPTSLWEKRSRFTLMAEIYGAEQVIYAHCHGKERFNDSLKGNVNGVKYSLVSGDYLDFKPQLILR
- a CDS encoding DUF6100 family protein, which translates into the protein MVFTKISKETSKELDKEELEKKGNRRAVLKMFELLDSYISALKTSSDSLKDMMFEDSPNSYLVNKEFMQLGLIFKKTGNKIGEIGRYSGFTGKNEISSIIGEELKFSMEGDKLHIVFPTLLPKRYNSSSKAIYTNADIRQMYEPAFTKFFSGEKHVIYLKKAVIIYTHFFSTEKEFMDHDNFETKIITDLITANMFLDDSPKNCAIFMDYKMGEHSHTEVDVIPYDRFGEYIEKKE
- a CDS encoding DUF3854 domain-containing protein, with the translated sequence MNIKKGIGHCFNCCETADSASYYAAHTGLSLNDARNDIRKRLNIPDEKGNLPERMVYKEETQEELAPIEVRDRTYRAFLEELILSQKNYDNLRARGFTDDDIVAKGYKTFPSAENTSFEDLCRRLLNKGCTLAGVPGFYKNTKNEWTFVRLTPGIIIPQIGIHNQIEGFQIRKDDDLRREYDGELEAKIVWFSSKGKSHGTGPHVTVHIATDFIYYRDKKQYEPVLHGNKVTLTEGGMKADLCACLLDNHASLIAVQGVHALNPLKEALIALKPFGLKTVNVAFDMDYLTNKNVKEAMEKVTALIKELGLEYENLMNWEYKQKDESGNEFFLKGLDDYLAFQQRGIKPVIIKN